The Pyxidicoccus sp. MSG2 DNA segment ATGCGCGGAATGGCCGACTGGCCCGCGGCCACGCGCGCCGCGCTGACGGCGTCGATGACCTGGTTGACGTAGAACAGCGACTGGTTGCCCTTCACCCACGTGGCGGCCTTGGCGGCGGCCTGCTCCTGGGTGAGGCCCGCCTGCACCGCCTGCTGCACGTACGCGCCCTGCAGGGCCTGCTTGTACGGAGCGAGCGGCGCCGCGTCGATGTCGACGTACGCGAACGTGTCCGCCGTGAAGGCCGGCTTGTACGGCGCCGGCATCGTCGCCGAGTCGATGACCACCGTGCCCGGGTACGCGTCCTCGGGGATGAGGTGGTCCGGACGCTGGCTGCGCATGTCCAGCACCATCAGCTTCAGGTGCTGGCCGAACTCGAAGTCACGCCAGATCTTCGTCCCACCCGCCTGGGCGGCGACCACCTGGTCGATGTCGATGGCACCCTCGGCCGCCGCGGTGTTGTCCAGCGGGATGTACTCGAAGAAGGCCTGCTCCGCGTTCTTGCGGCGCGCCGTCTGCTTCTCGTCGAAGCGCCCGTCCGAGTACGTCGCGGTGTCGCCCCAGCAGTCATCGGAGAACTCGTGGTCGTCCCACACGATGATGAACGGGTAGCGCTCGTGGACCTTCTGGATGATCTTGTCCGAGCGGATGGCCTTGTAGAGGTCGCGGTAGTTGGACAGCGCGTTGGCCGCGTAGAAGGCCACCAGGCCCTCGCCCTCGCGCAGCGCCTTCTCCGGCTCGGCGAAGACGATGGAGCGCGTGCCGTTGGCGTCCTGGAAGGACGAGTCGCCCGTCGTCTCGTAGACGTAGTCGCCGAGGAACACGACGAAGTCGAGGTCCTCGTCGAGCTGCAGCAGGCGCTGCCACGCGTTGTAGTAGCGGCCGATGAAGTCCTGGCAGCTGGCGAAGACGAACTTCACCGGCACGTCCGCGCCCGCGGCCGGCGCCGTGCGGGTACGGCCCGTCGCGGAGCTGACCTTCTGGCCATTCACGTCGACGGTGAAGCGGTAGTAGTACGTCGTGCGCGGCGACAGGTTGGTGACCTTCACCTTGAGGGCGTGGTCATGCGCCGCGACCGCGGTGTAGGACTCGTTCAGCACCAGGCTGCTGAAGTCCTGGCTGGTGGAGACCTCCAGCTGCACCGCCCGGTTGGCGCTGGCGTTGTCCGGGTCCACCGCGCGCACCCACAGCACCACGCTGTCCGGGCGCGGATCGCCCGAGGCCACCGACTGCGGGAAGAACTTCGCGGTGTCATCCGACGGCGCCCCCGACTCGTCTTCGTTGCAGCCAAACGCGGTGCTCGCGGCGACGGCGACGACGGCTTGAAGGAAACTGCGACGCTTGAATGGGTCGAACAAGGCAGGACTCCG contains these protein-coding regions:
- a CDS encoding alkaline phosphatase D family protein, which encodes MFPGRQLSDLDSALQFPKPARSPALFDPFKRRSFLQAVVAVAASTAFGCNEDESGAPSDDTAKFFPQSVASGDPRPDSVVLWVRAVDPDNASANRAVQLEVSTSQDFSSLVLNESYTAVAAHDHALKVKVTNLSPRTTYYYRFTVDVNGQKVSSATGRTRTAPAAGADVPVKFVFASCQDFIGRYYNAWQRLLQLDEDLDFVVFLGDYVYETTGDSSFQDANGTRSIVFAEPEKALREGEGLVAFYAANALSNYRDLYKAIRSDKIIQKVHERYPFIIVWDDHEFSDDCWGDTATYSDGRFDEKQTARRKNAEQAFFEYIPLDNTAAAEGAIDIDQVVAAQAGGTKIWRDFEFGQHLKLMVLDMRSQRPDHLIPEDAYPGTVVIDSATMPAPYKPAFTADTFAYVDIDAAPLAPYKQALQGAYVQQAVQAGLTQEQAAAKAATWVKGNQSLFYVNQVIDAVSAARVAAGQSAIPRIAITAETPRGVAYVHMGKPTLFTIQGSRYIVVKPVFDLFAGLKYAGSAKASENALGDAQEAWFKETVKAANTWKIAVSSVSLTAMVYDLSQKTDIPETNLRQSFYFNVDQWDGFPTKRKELLGYIQANNLQKNTLFVSGDIHASFASVEGLNPASPTTLGVPTLTAPAISSGSIKELAGRALLGAGYGSGSAVHKYIVQQLEDTLKAGNPGMKFADGDAHGFVVLEVKKDEAIASFHLIPSTEIAKDYSLRADSELAAKFTSKKFRVKDGDITAI